In Trichomycterus rosablanca isolate fTriRos1 chromosome 5, fTriRos1.hap1, whole genome shotgun sequence, the sequence ccacaGTAGAGAGGatcctaataagtcaatgacttagaaGGCAGGTTATTGGAACGCgcccgattccatcgggtttagcatttagcatttagcatcttgccattaaaaccaatggaatgaggtgggacgGCGCTAACaggtcaatataacatctcgattcgtgtacagaaaactgttacatttgctgacaagcccaaacttgcaaagaaaaacactcgttaaaaattaataattatttatttacgtttgagagaagagatgccgcagtgtattctgggattgccttcttcactaaggacgctttcgAGTCTCACTCGTTCTGCCTCAGCATTTGTGCTTAGTAACTAAGGCATCTAAGTAACTAAGAAATCTCGGATTTGgaacaggtgtatagctgctcttttgtttgtatagtttttaaaaaaaatagtgtttactacttgaagaggttttgattgtgaaataaaatattaaatgaccaaTTTTTTtcaatcctgttaattccctcatgtgatattgaagctttcttagtttaatgctcagtttcaaccgagtacaaagatgtagcttgtcataatcttttgtatcccttgtaggcaccaccctttttcacagatgagccccttatttagagtaagatacatgcattattaatattattaataatgtggtgaaaattcctgcatttttttaatatcgcaatataatcgcaggaaaaaaaaatatcgcaatgtcagttttttccaatatcgtgcagccctaatatgtatatacaattactgactgtagcccatatgTTTAAGGATGTAACTGAATGTCCAATTGACAGCTTTGGGGGGGGAAATAATAAAGCTGCCTTGTTTAGCAACATGTTATGACAAGAGTTCTACTTTTATAagtaattttgtgttttgtcttcCTTGTGCTGCATTTTGTCATTCAGCTAAGTGTAaggaggaaaaatgcaaaagaaaTGTTTGGTGGCTTTTTCaagaacatggtgaaaactGCAGATGAAGTTATAATTTCAGGGATAAAGGTATGTGGCTCTTTTAATATGCAGCATTGTGTTGTGCATTTACAGCTATTACCTACTCTACAGTCTGACCATCCATACATCCAGTACTTTTATGTAATGTTAGGAATTTTGTGTGTTACAGGAAGTTGATGAGTTTTTTGAGCAGGAGAAGATTTTCCTTTTAGATTACTTTACCAAGATTAAGGATGCCACTGGCAAAGCTGAGAAAATGACACAGTCTCACAAAAGTAAGCTGGTAATACATGTACTGTTTATTTATAGAATATATTTACTCTGACTGTCTGGCCTAGAGTTTTTCTTAAACTACATTTCATGACTATTTACTGCCTTTAATGTGTAACACTTCTAAGACACACAGTTTATATTAAACTGACTTATGTTAAACTGTTATCTTGATATTTTTTTGTAGTTGTGAGATGGACACACAGCACACTTGTATGATTTCCTGGCTGCACCCTAAAGTGTATTTAGTGCATTTATTTGGTATTTTTACTGGCACGTTATCCTGGGTCCTGTtgccccagaatcactggacacagtgcagtaaaacaccctggaccaaacaccaatccatcacggggCCTTTGCCATCTACCTTTAGACATGGCCAGTCATATCTGTATGTAAATGTCCAAACCCTggtattcaaaccctggattccagtgATAGTGGACTAGCACAGCTTACCACTGCACAACACAAGCACCCGTTATTATTTTGTACACTAGATTGTGTTTTGGGGCGCAGCCTGTTTACTGCAGGTTTTTTGTAGCTTTGTCTATAGGTTGTAGAATCACTTTAGAATCACAAAACTCAGTTTGATCCAGGCCTGGTAAGACTGTGTTTGCACTACCTGAAAGTGTGTTGCACTACCTTAGGCAAAATCCTGTTCATGTTTCTCTACACTTTCATTTAATTATGAATGAAGTCTTTCCCTGCAAGAATATGGAAATGGGAGCATAATACACCAGTTTACTGTGTTTATCTTTTACTCTGTCATATTTTGTCAGTAGTTGCATGTGTGTTTTTACTTGATTGGACAGGGTGGTCAAGTTTTTCTTGATTCTTAGAGAGGGCCTTGGGTTTAACTAGTAAACTTTATAGCAATGATTATCTACTTATATGTATCACTTCTTAAAGAAAAGAGGCTAAATGAAGACTGAAATTTATTTTAGCCTCTTAGATTCTGTGCACACTATACAATCTCAGCACTGATTATTAGAAGCCAGCTATTCTTGAAAAAGCACTACATAGGctaatgctttttatttatttatttcctcccCCCTTAGATGTTGCTGATGATTACATTCATGTGTCTTCAACATTGAGCAGTATAGGTGCTGATGAAAATACAGAGCTAAAGAAGTGAGTATATCAACATTGTTTGTGCTTAATCCTGCAGTGTAGAGTATGCTACATGGGCCAAATTATAATATATCATAATATACCAGATTTAAAGTGCCATTCAAAGTGGGTTTGTAGATTTTCTACAAACCctgtaacaacaacaacactaaGACAGGATTAATGTAAGGCTTGAAGTTTGTATAATGATCAAAAACATTTCACAGGTAGACAGATGAATTGGTAAAGGAACAGGATCTGTCGTGTATGGGCAAAGATGGGTTGGGGTTCAACACTTCAGAAAAACTGAGCAAGTAGTTCATTAGTTCAAGAACAACATTTCTACATGCATGGTTACAAAAAATGTTGGAATTCTGGAATTAGGGCAGgaattagggcagttgtagcctagcggttaaagtactggactactaagtaaaaggttgccggttcaaaccccactactgccaggttgcgactgttggacccttgagcaaggcccttaacccttaattgcttagcctgtattagggatgcatcaataccattttttcccaaccgagtacgagtacaagtacatgtatttttgtactcgccgataccgatacctatttaaaatgatgcaatctggagcattatggaatagtatagtttttagtgtaaaatagtgcagtggaacagttgcttgggttgccatcactaattgtaaaaaaaaaaaaacgtaaacgttcattaataaacgcacgtgaTTAACGTTCATCATTAATAAACGTTTGCACGTGATTAACGTTTATCATTAATAAACACACGTAATTAACGCTGTGCACATCattacatgcgatgcgattctgctgattgaaatatttactttaaaaagataatacagtccgatcccatctgagccgattctatcagcacatccaTTCGtgggttcacctcggtaaatcgtaaacaactctgagtcggctcccacACTGTGGTAATAActagtataattaagcctgagctttatcaggtaagcgagtcacacaaaatgttctgtagtagttggtgtttatttacaaccgcaacattcattataacagtaaacacggagaattgactgagaaaagaaacttatgctgcgcttaaaatgagtcgactcctgtatcgacactgtgaacagagtattgaacacaaacacgtcctataacactTGTAATATAACAAacgcttttgtaaccggttatcttcgctgttagctctattttgaaggtttttttttgtcaaacggaactaaataacattaaacgtgcgtgtgagcgtggtcagtgagaataattcaatctgtctcccatGGGTGAAAAAtgtattgctttagttttagaagtaaaaaaatctcgtaatgtcgcgccccccggtcaggcactcgcgccccacaggttaaaaacccctgcgttaacgcagtaacgtgcactaggcacaaggtatcggatgtttagtatcggagccttgtttgcgagtacgagtacgagttaatgagcgcggtatcgggctaatacccgatactagtatccgtactcatgcatctctagcctgtatactgtaagtcactttggacacaagcgtctgctaaatgctaaaaatttaaattgtaccgtaaatagtaacattttaaaaaggtcTGAAGAACCTGGAGAATCTATAACAATAGGTGACCTTGATTACCAAACAAATACCCCAACTTTTTGGGATGtgttgcagccatcaaatttacaataagcattttttgctcagtttttttttttttttctacagtaCTAACTTTTTTTAATTGGGTTTGCACATAATGCTTATAAGCTGTGCTTTTTATGTATACTAGTAAACAAATTCACACTTAATTTCACTGAATAAAAGATAACTGCAAAGTGTTTCTAACTGTAACCTCAAATTATGTTGACAATAAACAAAGCTAGTCTGcttggtaataataatagtaataataatcagtaAAACAACAAGACAGTACAGACCCGACCTATGTAACCAGCCCAATAATAGTTGTGTATTCTCaggtaattgtttttttttttttttgcaggcaCTTGGAAAGGTTTGTAGAACTGCTTGAGAAGCTCAGGGTAAGACACTAATGAATGTGGCATAATTTTAATCAGCAGCCTCTTTcatttcttgatgcatgctcaataatccaagTACACAAATTCACCaagttgaatcagtttatctggacacaagtttgttgtgtgAATTTGAATTAAGTGTAAATTTGTTTACTTGTATACATAAAAACACAGCTTATAAGCCTTAGCTTATAAGCCTTAAAAGTTAATACTGTAGAACGTAtcgctacaacaaacttgtgtccagatgaactgattcaacttggTGAGCCTGTTTAATTGATTCGCTAGAGTGTAAAGTAAATGTTATTCTCTGCAGAAAGTAGAGGGCAGGGTGGCATCTGATCAGGAGCTCAAACTGACGGAGTTGCTGAGATACTACATGAGGGACATTCAAGCTGCCAAGGTTAGAACTATTGTTTCATTTCATAGTTGCTCCGTTTTACGTTTTTGTTTTATCTAAACTTAATAACGTAATAATTATAATCTAACATTTGGTGCATATTTTATCATTCTAACCCTCTAGATTGTATATGTACTCTCATGATGTGTATTTATCTATCAGGACCTTTTATACAGGCGAGCGAGAGCTCTTGCTGACTACGAGAATTCGAACAAGGCTCTAGACAAGGCTCGTCTGAAAAGCAAAGACGTTGCACAGGCTGAAGAGCACCAGCAACTTTGTCTTAAGAAGTTTGACATGCTTTCTGCGTCAGGCAAAAATGGTCATTTAAAGCCTcatttgtcatgtttttgtttttattagtcCCTAATAAAGGCGTTTTAAGCtaactaaatatatttatttatttatagaactCACTAGCTTTAAGGGCAGACGTGTGGTGGCCTTTCGCAAAAACCTAATAGAACTGGCCGAGTTGGAGATAAAGCATGCTAAGGTAAAAGCTACATAAAGTGTTTAATTATTATCAGATTTGCTGAAtcagtgtgaatgtgtttgtgtgcttgcaTTGAATTGTGTGTTGCACTAAATAGCCGTTTGTGATTACTCCTCAATACTTTGCTGCATAACTTATTgtccatggttttagaatgaaATATCTAAAAAGCTTATGACTAggtgtttacatatttttggccatatagtgtgctttttaattaaagcaataaaatCAGGATTATTATAAAACTTTAAAAGGGTAactataaaaagataaaaaataactagAACTACAAATATTGACTTCATAACTGAAGTGTGGAAAATGACGCTGGTGCAAGAGTAAGAGcccattttaatgttgttacaGACATGGGGGTGTGGTCTGAGAAAGGGGGTGACGAGGCCCTGGGATGGATTGGcattctgtccagggtgtgttactgcattgtgcacagtgattccagggaagccTGGAATTGCACTTTttactaataacagtctggatagttAAAACTGGAATTTATCTGGCCAcagcacatgtttccactgtctttctgtCAATCTCAGATTTACTTGGTGCCATTTTCATTATTCCGCAGAATTGATGTATGACTTTTCTCCACATAATAGTTTGATGTTGCATTTGTTAATACAGCAACAGACTAGTTAAAAGTTTTCCCAAATACTTCTGAGTCAATGtggctatatacagtatattacagtagcatgatggtttctcaagGGCTTGAAGCTCACGCACATTTAAAAGTGGttcctattttttttacaatattatgtacagcagATGGTGAATAATCTAAATTGTTTGCACTCTTGTGTTGTGAATAGTTAATTTTAATCTGATTAACAATTCTGGTAATGAAAGTGGTGAGCCCCGGCCCATCTTTGTTTGAGGTCTGGTAGACTTAAAGCCACAACAACATCAGAAAATTACTAAGTGCAACAGTTTGCATGATAGGACAAAAACTTCAAGCACAGCTTAACAAAGTAAACTAGCCTCAGACTTAACTATGAAGTAAACACTGAACTAATGATAACTGGAAAAAGGCCTGATGATTCGAAAATTTAAATCTGTAGTTTGTTATACATGAGTATTTGTATTCCACCGAATATATCATGAAATGGCCAACACAGTTTCCAGAGCGAAACCCATTGAACTAGTTTGGAGTTGATCTGAAAGGTAGGGTAAAGCAAGTTCGACACATTTGTTGGAACTTCTGCCACAATGTTGGGAAGAACTTGCTGAACAATTTGGTTTTTATTGTAGAACGAATGCTTTGTGGGTGTTCAGCTCTTATATCATGACTTTGAGCCAAACATTTAgattcatttttcttttttatcccCAATTGttgatttgttctaaaatgttgTAGTATGTGCTTGAAttcttacattttgtacatAAGCAGTGGCTAGTCTTTAAAATCAGGAGTAAATCATGAGTGGCTGGTTTAATTGGAGGAGTTGCCAGGTCCCTGTTTTTGCCTGCttctaatattttgttttttaattactttatacATTAGTCAGCTAATTTgcctatatgtatatacagtgtatcacagaagtgagtacacccctcacatttctgcaaatatttcattatatcttttcatgggacaacactatagacatgaaacttggatataacttagtcagtgtacaacttgtatagcagtgtagatttactatcttctgaaaataactcaacacacagccattaatgtctaaatggctggcaacataagtgagtacaccccacagtgaacatgtccaaattgtgcccaaatgtgtcgttgtccctccctggtgtcatgtgtcaaggtcccaggtgtaaatggggagcagggctgttaaatttggtgttttgggtacaattctctcata encodes:
- the snx5 gene encoding sorting nexin-5, which translates into the protein MTSILQGNNTDKVRSVSVDLNTDTSLLIDIPDALCERDKVKFTVHTKTTLNTFQKSEFSVARQHEDFIWMHDTLVETEDYAGLIIPPAPPKPDFEAPREKMHKLGEGEATMTKEEYAKLKQELEAEYLAVFKKTVQVHEVFLQRLSSHSVFSKDRNFQIFLEYDQDLSVRRKNAKEMFGGFFKNMVKTADEVIISGIKEVDEFFEQEKIFLLDYFTKIKDATGKAEKMTQSHKNVADDYIHVSSTLSSIGADENTELKKHLERFVELLEKLRKVEGRVASDQELKLTELLRYYMRDIQAAKDLLYRRARALADYENSNKALDKARLKSKDVAQAEEHQQLCLKKFDMLSASGKNELTSFKGRRVVAFRKNLIELAELEIKHAKTNISLIQGCIELLNSK